The genomic interval CCCAAGCCTTCCATAATCCGCGCAAAACGCATCGTATCTTCCTGAATACGTTGTGAGGCGCCCTCGATATGGCGCAGTTTCTGCCAATTTTCGGTGTAATATTCGTTCATCGCCGTGCGCCAACGGAAAATATAGTGACGGGCGAAGAACTCCACCAGCACGACAATCAGAATATACACGCCCGCCAACTTGCCAAACGTCCACAGGTAGCCGAGAAAAGTCTCGAAGGTGACGGAACCGGGTTCGCTGAGCATGTCTTGCACCGCGTTATAGAACTCACCAAACCATTCATTGATCTTAACGTCGATCTCGACTTTATACCAAGTGGTGAGCGCGATGAGAAGTGTGCCGCCAATCGACCACACCCACCATTTTTTATTGAGGAAAAAGCTACGAAACACTTAAGCTATCCTTCTTCATGACCTAAATACCCACCGGTTTGTCTTGCCCAAAGCCGCGCGTAAATACCACCATGCGCCAACAATTCATCATGGCTGCCCATCTCGACAATTGCCCCTTTATCCATCACTACCAAACGATCCATCGCGGCGATGGTTGATAGGCGATGAGCAATCGCGATCACCGTTTTGCCGTCCATCAAACGGTTCAAGCTCGATTGAATCGCCGCTTCCACCTCACTATCAAGCGCAGAAGTGGCTTCATCGAGCAGCAAAATAGGCGCATCTTTGAGTAACACACGGGCAATGGCGATCCGCTGACGTTGCCCGCCGGAGAGCTTTACCCCTCGCTCACCCACTTGCGCATCCAAACCAATATTACCATCAGGGTCATTCAACTCAGCAATAAATTCATCGGCTTGCGCACCTTTAATCGCTTTTGCCAGCGCTGCTTCATCCGCATCGGGCTTGCCGTATAAGATATTCTCGCGCACACTGCGGTGGAGCAAGGAAGTATCTTGGGTCACCATCGCAATATGGTGGCGCAAGCTATCCTGACGCACTTTGGCGATGTCTTGCCCATCAATCGTAATTCTTCCACCCTGGAGATCATAAAAGCGCAGCAATAAATTCACCAGTGTGGATTTGCCAGCGCCGCTGCGCCCGACTAAACCGATTTTCTCACCCGCTGCAATCGATAAATTCAACCCGTCAAAGACAATCGGGGCACGTTCATCATCACCGCGATGATTATGGTAATGAAAACGCACATCATCAAACGCTACCGCACCGGCAGACACTTCTAGCGGCCTGGCATCAGGCGCATCCTGCACATACTTGGGTAAAGCAAGCATACTCATGCCGTCAGTGACTGTGCCGAGATTCTCAAATAGACCGCTGATTTCCCACAGCACCCAATGCGACATACTATTCACCCGCAGCGCCATCGCCACCGCCACTGCTAAAGCACCGGCGCTCATGATTTCATTCAACCATAAAATGATCCCCAGTGCGGAGACGGCAAAGATCAACACATAATTGAGCGTATTGATACAAAAATCCAACCCGGTGACCAAGCGAAATTGCTTATAAACGGTGTGCAAAAAGCCTTGCATCGAATCGCGTGCATA from Suttonella sp. R2A3 carries:
- a CDS encoding ABC transporter ATP-binding protein; the encoded protein is MLRLVERLTQPFPHADAEQPPQGLLRFCWYYVRGFRLPVVFLTFTSAIQAILEVMLFAFLGKIVDWLSGHDRATFLHDEASTLWMMGAVVLVALPLMTLSNALMRHQALMGNFPMAVRWRMHRHLLDQSLGFYQDEFAGRVATKVMQTALATRELVLKTTNLFVYMSVYFVSMVVLLGQINLWLMLPIVVWFVLYVAMQMYFVPRLKAVSQRQADARSTMTGRIVDAYTNIATVKLFAHTNREAGYARDSMQGFLHTVYKQFRLVTGLDFCINTLNYVLIFAVSALGIILWLNEIMSAGALAVAVAMALRVNSMSHWVLWEISGLFENLGTVTDGMSMLALPKYVQDAPDARPLEVSAGAVAFDDVRFHYHNHRGDDERAPIVFDGLNLSIAAGEKIGLVGRSGAGKSTLVNLLLRFYDLQGGRITIDGQDIAKVRQDSLRHHIAMVTQDTSLLHRSVRENILYGKPDADEAALAKAIKGAQADEFIAELNDPDGNIGLDAQVGERGVKLSGGQRQRIAIARVLLKDAPILLLDEATSALDSEVEAAIQSSLNRLMDGKTVIAIAHRLSTIAAMDRLVVMDKGAIVEMGSHDELLAHGGIYARLWARQTGGYLGHEEG